A single Anatilimnocola floriformis DNA region contains:
- a CDS encoding DNA ligase translates to MAELLDGQTAEMQGSGSKPYVLKNTGGVYSCSCPAWRNQSTAIEKRTCKHLRKYLGDEHENNRLAADGVSPVNVRKVETSEGESAAPKILLAETWDNERDLTGWYMSEKLDGVRAYWTGEVFLSRQGNKYLAPSWFTAGLPKTPLDGELWIDRKAFQQTVSIVRRQDQSEHWKKVLYVVFDSPLEPGNFEQRLKAMNQSGLAKANSQLRILEQTICDSTDGLRKELARVEALGGEGLMLRQPDSKYEFGRSSTLLKIKTFHDADAVVTGHQDGEGRHKGRLGALLVELPNGTQFAVGTGFSDAQRAAPPAIGSTITFRYQELTDAGVPRFTSFVRERTDAPTSGKKKSR, encoded by the coding sequence ATGGCGGAATTGCTCGATGGTCAAACCGCGGAGATGCAGGGCTCGGGCTCGAAGCCGTATGTGCTGAAGAACACGGGTGGCGTGTATTCGTGCAGTTGCCCGGCGTGGCGCAATCAATCGACCGCGATCGAGAAGCGGACGTGCAAACATCTCCGCAAGTATCTGGGCGACGAGCACGAGAACAACCGCCTCGCTGCTGACGGCGTTTCGCCAGTGAACGTCCGCAAGGTCGAAACGTCTGAGGGTGAATCGGCAGCGCCGAAGATTTTGCTCGCCGAAACGTGGGACAACGAGCGCGACCTGACCGGTTGGTACATGAGCGAAAAGCTCGACGGCGTGCGAGCGTATTGGACCGGCGAGGTTTTTCTCTCGCGACAAGGGAATAAATATCTCGCCCCGAGTTGGTTCACGGCGGGCCTGCCGAAGACACCGCTCGACGGCGAACTGTGGATCGATCGCAAAGCATTCCAGCAAACGGTGAGCATCGTCCGCCGGCAGGATCAGAGCGAGCATTGGAAAAAAGTGTTGTATGTTGTCTTCGATTCGCCGCTGGAGCCGGGCAACTTCGAGCAGCGGTTGAAAGCGATGAACCAAAGCGGCCTCGCAAAAGCGAACTCGCAGCTGCGAATTCTCGAGCAGACGATTTGCGACAGCACCGACGGCTTGCGAAAAGAGCTGGCCCGCGTCGAAGCTCTCGGCGGCGAAGGGCTGATGCTGCGACAGCCCGATTCGAAATACGAGTTTGGCCGTTCGTCGACGCTGCTGAAGATCAAAACATTTCACGACGCCGACGCCGTCGTCACCGGCCACCAGGACGGCGAGGGACGCCACAAAGGCAGGCTCGGCGCGCTCCTGGTCGAGCTCCCCAACGGCACGCAGTTCGCTGTCGGCACGGGGTTCTCCGATGCCCAGCGGGCGGCGCCGCCCGCCATCGGCAGCACGATCACGTTCCGCTATCAGGAACTAACCGACGCCGGCGTGCCGCGGTTTACATCGTTCGTCCGCGAGCGCACCGATGCACCGACGAGCGGCAAGAAAAAGTCGCGTTAG
- a CDS encoding RNA-binding S4 domain-containing protein, which translates to MTADEPVDESPDEAEPLRLDHFLKQRGVADTGGQAKLMIQAGEVKLNGVVETRRRKKLSPGDKVEVHGKKLFVE; encoded by the coding sequence GTGACGGCTGATGAACCTGTTGATGAATCGCCAGACGAAGCCGAGCCGCTGCGACTCGATCATTTTTTGAAGCAACGCGGCGTCGCCGATACGGGCGGCCAGGCCAAGCTGATGATCCAAGCCGGCGAAGTAAAACTCAACGGCGTGGTAGAGACGCGACGGCGGAAAAAACTGAGCCCGGGCGATAAGGTGGAAGTGCACGGTAAAAAACTCTTTGTGGAATAG
- a CDS encoding glycoside hydrolase family 5 protein — protein sequence MKSNLTLAFLSLFLFTALATGLAAQEPPKSLISNGDFETDRDADGWPDGWPRAKEDVKCVTEGENHFLRLTSSKPGETVMLYHAVKIPAEVRALTLAFKMRTSNLKPGKQPWFDARILAEFKDKEGNKMAGAPAAPYLRKDSAWTERTISFLIPEGATTLEFMPSLLQVEAGTLDLDDVTLTPTDPAPLIEAAKATAAAAKAKQEKDAAAKRAKAATLLEKEGNLLANGDFERDPKKTGWPEQWGKPKDGGSYENENDNFFVRLKSPKPGEMVMLYRTIDIPANVEALQLTWRQRIADLKPGKEPWFDARIMLEFKDEAGHKMSAKPSPPYTRSNTNGWVEKKTEFLVPASALTLEFMPALFQVERGTYDLDSFVLKPVDAAPLLAAAKAAEEEERRARVDPESPQREKWPLPLHVQGNQILNSKNEPVWLQGMNVVSLEFSIKGEKVLKSTLVATDEWKANCIRLPVKEEYWFGRAAGQKDGGAEYRALVDQVITLVANRGKYVALDLHRFRAPTAAHVEFWKDAATKYREHPAVIFDLFNEPHGTTWEVWRDGGFVAEEKKAADEDNFLTPEEKAKKKNGFESVGMQKLIDTVRDAGAKNIVIVGGLDWAYDLSGIAKGFEVNDRGGNGVVYSTHIYPWKRDWANKVLLIADKHPIFIGEVGADINKMSFIPADAQEDPYTWVPDMLGLIQKHKLHWTAFSFHPKATPVMIQGWDYKPTPFWGQFVKDALAGKEFTWKKNR from the coding sequence ATGAAATCAAACCTCACACTCGCGTTCCTTTCGCTCTTCCTCTTCACCGCGCTGGCGACTGGTCTCGCTGCGCAAGAACCACCGAAATCGCTGATCAGCAACGGCGACTTCGAAACCGATCGCGACGCCGACGGCTGGCCCGATGGTTGGCCACGTGCGAAAGAGGACGTGAAGTGTGTCACCGAGGGCGAGAATCATTTTCTCCGCCTCACATCGTCCAAGCCGGGCGAGACCGTGATGCTTTATCACGCGGTGAAGATTCCCGCCGAGGTGCGCGCACTGACACTCGCCTTCAAGATGCGGACGAGCAATCTCAAGCCGGGCAAACAGCCGTGGTTCGATGCTCGCATCCTCGCCGAGTTCAAAGACAAAGAGGGCAACAAAATGGCCGGCGCTCCGGCAGCGCCGTACCTCCGCAAGGATTCGGCTTGGACCGAGCGCACTATCAGCTTTCTCATTCCCGAGGGAGCAACGACGCTGGAGTTCATGCCTTCGCTACTGCAAGTCGAAGCCGGCACGCTCGATCTCGACGACGTGACCCTCACGCCGACCGATCCCGCGCCGCTGATCGAAGCCGCGAAAGCAACCGCCGCTGCCGCGAAGGCCAAACAAGAGAAAGACGCCGCGGCGAAGCGCGCCAAGGCAGCCACGTTGCTCGAGAAAGAAGGCAACCTACTTGCCAACGGCGATTTTGAACGCGATCCGAAGAAAACCGGTTGGCCAGAACAGTGGGGCAAGCCGAAAGACGGCGGCAGTTATGAAAACGAAAACGATAACTTCTTCGTGCGCCTGAAGTCGCCCAAGCCGGGCGAGATGGTGATGCTCTATCGCACCATCGATATTCCGGCCAACGTCGAAGCGCTGCAACTCACCTGGCGGCAGCGAATCGCCGATCTCAAGCCCGGCAAGGAGCCGTGGTTCGATGCCCGCATCATGCTGGAATTCAAAGATGAAGCCGGGCACAAAATGTCGGCCAAGCCTTCGCCGCCGTACACCCGCAGCAATACCAACGGTTGGGTGGAAAAGAAAACCGAGTTCCTCGTCCCGGCTAGTGCGCTCACGCTCGAATTCATGCCGGCCTTGTTTCAAGTCGAACGCGGCACGTACGACCTCGACTCGTTCGTGCTGAAACCGGTCGATGCCGCGCCGCTTCTCGCGGCCGCCAAAGCTGCCGAGGAAGAAGAGCGTCGCGCTCGCGTCGATCCCGAGTCGCCGCAGCGCGAGAAATGGCCGTTGCCGCTGCACGTGCAGGGCAATCAGATTTTGAATTCCAAGAACGAGCCCGTCTGGCTGCAAGGGATGAACGTCGTCAGCCTCGAGTTCTCGATCAAGGGCGAGAAGGTTCTCAAATCGACACTCGTCGCGACGGACGAATGGAAAGCGAACTGCATTCGCCTGCCGGTCAAGGAGGAATACTGGTTCGGCCGGGCTGCCGGTCAAAAGGATGGCGGCGCCGAGTATCGCGCGCTAGTCGATCAGGTCATCACGCTGGTCGCCAACCGCGGCAAGTATGTGGCCCTCGATCTCCATCGCTTTCGCGCACCGACGGCAGCGCACGTGGAATTCTGGAAGGACGCGGCGACGAAATATCGCGAGCATCCCGCCGTGATCTTTGATCTGTTCAACGAACCGCACGGTACGACGTGGGAAGTGTGGCGCGATGGTGGATTTGTCGCCGAAGAAAAGAAGGCAGCCGATGAAGACAATTTTCTTACGCCCGAAGAAAAGGCGAAGAAGAAAAACGGCTTTGAATCGGTCGGCATGCAAAAGCTGATCGACACGGTGCGCGACGCCGGCGCGAAGAACATCGTCATCGTCGGCGGCCTCGACTGGGCTTACGACTTATCGGGCATCGCCAAGGGTTTTGAGGTGAACGATCGCGGCGGGAATGGCGTTGTTTATTCCACGCACATTTATCCTTGGAAGCGCGACTGGGCGAACAAGGTGCTGCTGATCGCCGACAAGCATCCGATCTTCATCGGCGAAGTCGGCGCCGACATCAACAAGATGAGTTTCATCCCCGCCGACGCTCAGGAGGATCCTTACACCTGGGTCCCCGATATGCTCGGCTTGATTCAAAAGCACAAGCTGCACTGGACGGCATTTTCGTTTCATCCCAAAGCGACGCCGGTCATGATTCAAGGGTGGGACTACAAGCCGACGCCCTTCTGGGGGCAGTTCGTCAAGGATGCGTTGGCGGGCAAGGAATTCACCTGGAAGAAGAACCGCTAA
- a CDS encoding helix-turn-helix domain-containing protein, which yields MPRALALAVRRAIWRRSKNGQSVALIAQELELCERTVRSFLQRLRARGEAALAANYQACGRERSQDAEVVRRRTLRLREQHRRWGAERLRIELTRWFVAAQLPSTRTLQRWLRTTRPAPSGRRQGTRVTRAEQPHHVWQIDAAEQKRLASGAPVSWLRVADECSGAVLMSFVFSPRSLHAGSRGSRAGLFAAGF from the coding sequence ATGCCTCGTGCTTTGGCTTTGGCGGTTCGGCGGGCGATTTGGCGACGATCTAAGAATGGGCAGTCGGTGGCGCTCATCGCCCAGGAGTTGGAGTTGTGCGAGCGGACGGTGAGGAGCTTTTTGCAGCGGTTGCGGGCGCGGGGCGAGGCTGCGTTGGCGGCCAATTATCAGGCGTGCGGCAGAGAGCGTTCGCAGGATGCGGAAGTGGTGCGGCGGCGAACATTGCGATTGCGTGAGCAGCATCGGCGCTGGGGCGCTGAGCGTTTGCGAATTGAATTAACGCGGTGGTTTGTTGCGGCTCAACTTCCCAGCACGCGCACATTGCAGCGCTGGTTGCGGACCACGCGGCCTGCGCCGAGTGGTCGTCGCCAGGGCACGCGCGTGACGCGAGCAGAGCAGCCGCACCACGTTTGGCAGATTGATGCTGCGGAGCAGAAGCGACTGGCCAGCGGCGCGCCGGTGTCGTGGTTGCGCGTGGCCGATGAGTGCAGCGGCGCGGTGCTAATGTCGTTTGTTTTTTCCCCTCGGTCACTTCACGCAGGTTCCCGTGGTTCGCGTGCAGGCCTGTTTGCGGCAGGTTTTTAG
- a CDS encoding M20 metallopeptidase family protein has protein sequence MLFFGHFSATANAQPKEKDKSPGTVWAEKNLDELRSIYQHFHRNPELSFHEKATAATVAKHLKDAGCEVTENIGGYGVVGLLKNGAGKTIMVRTDLDALPVKEATGLAYASQVTVKNDTGNDVGVMHACGHDIHMTNLIATARYFAAHKDQWKGTLMLLGQPAEERGSGARKMLDDKLFERFTKPDYAVALHCDSGLATGRIGIRGGYILANVDSVDITVRGRGGHGAMPHTTIDPIVQAAELIVALQTIVSREIKPTEPAVITVGSIHGGTKHNIIGDTCHLQLTVRSYSDKVRAQLKSAIERKAKGVAVAAGAPEPVIAFSDGTPATFNDEKLAVRLNQNFRELLGENNVEPGEPSMGGEDFSEYGRAGVPILMYRLGVVNAKRLTRYKELGQEPPSLHSPLFYPDADESIVTAVSTMTSAVTELLK, from the coding sequence ATGCTGTTTTTCGGGCATTTTTCTGCGACCGCCAACGCTCAGCCCAAAGAAAAGGACAAATCTCCCGGCACGGTCTGGGCAGAAAAGAACCTGGACGAGCTCCGCAGCATCTATCAGCATTTTCACCGCAACCCGGAGCTCTCGTTTCATGAAAAGGCAACGGCTGCGACGGTCGCGAAGCATTTGAAAGACGCCGGCTGCGAAGTGACCGAAAACATCGGCGGTTATGGCGTGGTGGGCCTGCTGAAGAACGGCGCCGGCAAGACGATCATGGTCCGGACCGATCTCGACGCGCTGCCGGTGAAGGAGGCGACCGGCCTGGCGTACGCCTCGCAAGTGACGGTGAAGAACGACACCGGCAACGACGTGGGGGTGATGCACGCCTGCGGTCACGATATTCACATGACCAATCTGATTGCGACGGCCCGTTACTTCGCCGCCCACAAAGATCAGTGGAAGGGAACGCTGATGCTCCTCGGTCAGCCTGCCGAGGAACGGGGATCTGGCGCGCGGAAGATGCTCGATGACAAACTGTTCGAGCGATTCACTAAGCCCGATTACGCCGTTGCGCTCCATTGCGATTCAGGCCTCGCCACCGGCCGAATCGGCATTCGGGGCGGTTACATTTTGGCCAACGTCGATAGTGTTGACATCACCGTGCGCGGCCGCGGCGGCCACGGCGCCATGCCGCACACGACCATCGATCCCATTGTGCAAGCGGCGGAATTGATCGTCGCGCTACAGACGATCGTCAGTCGCGAAATCAAGCCGACCGAGCCCGCCGTGATCACCGTCGGCTCGATTCATGGCGGCACGAAGCACAACATCATCGGCGACACGTGTCATCTGCAATTGACCGTGCGGAGCTACAGCGACAAGGTGCGCGCGCAACTCAAATCGGCCATCGAACGCAAAGCCAAGGGGGTAGCCGTGGCGGCCGGCGCGCCGGAGCCGGTCATCGCTTTTTCGGATGGCACACCAGCAACCTTCAACGATGAGAAGCTCGCCGTGCGGCTGAATCAGAATTTCCGCGAGTTGCTCGGCGAAAATAACGTCGAGCCCGGCGAGCCGTCGATGGGTGGCGAAGACTTCAGCGAATACGGCCGGGCCGGCGTGCCAATTTTGATGTACCGCCTCGGCGTCGTGAACGCCAAACGACTCACTCGCTACAAAGAGCTCGGTCAGGAGCCGCCATCGCTCCACTCGCCACTATTTTATCCCGATGCCGATGAATCAATCGTGACCGCCGTCAGTACGATGACCTCAGCAGTGACGGAACTGCTGAAGTAG
- a CDS encoding alkaline phosphatase D family protein produces MNNALSRRTFLAAGAAIPLADAACRAAEGAAAAEVIGPLVGHTDTTSTILWARFAKPGRHVLKLRTADGKETVREITAEAKAENDNTIHWFISGLETGTRYLAETAGGRPCSFTTAPAPEAPAKVKLAFGSCAREDEGSRAVWTRMLAENPDVVVLGGDTPYIDSTDIAKQRSRHRAFASVPEYQSLLSTRPFWSTWDDHDFGKNDADGTLKGKENSRQVFTEYRAQTEFGDGKEGIYTSFRWGPVEMFLIDARWWSYTGPSFADPTQKTLLGKGQWEWLTAQLRASTAPFKLLMNGVIWEDKQNKEKDDWETYNAERAALFTFIKEQRISGVMLIGGDIHVTRLLRYPPKFAGYPLWDFISSPIHDKVIPALNVPHPFLLESKEQPNTFLELTADSTVQPPTLTARFLDTEGKSLFADTVVSLSDVTPKGTRGE; encoded by the coding sequence ATGAACAACGCTCTCTCTCGCCGTACATTTCTCGCCGCTGGCGCTGCCATTCCCTTGGCCGATGCTGCTTGCCGGGCCGCCGAAGGAGCCGCCGCGGCGGAAGTCATCGGGCCGCTGGTGGGGCATACCGACACGACGTCGACCATCCTCTGGGCCCGCTTTGCCAAACCGGGACGACACGTTCTCAAGCTGCGCACGGCAGATGGCAAAGAAACAGTGCGAGAAATCACCGCCGAAGCCAAGGCCGAAAACGACAACACGATTCACTGGTTCATCAGTGGCTTAGAGACTGGCACGCGCTACCTGGCCGAAACGGCGGGTGGCCGGCCTTGTTCGTTTACGACCGCTCCCGCACCCGAAGCGCCAGCAAAAGTAAAACTAGCCTTCGGTTCCTGCGCCCGCGAAGACGAAGGAAGTCGCGCAGTGTGGACGCGGATGCTCGCCGAAAATCCCGACGTCGTCGTTCTCGGCGGAGACACTCCTTACATCGACTCTACCGACATCGCCAAGCAGCGCAGTCGACATCGCGCATTCGCCTCGGTGCCGGAGTATCAATCGCTCCTCTCCACGCGGCCGTTCTGGTCGACGTGGGACGATCACGACTTCGGCAAGAACGACGCCGATGGCACGCTCAAGGGAAAAGAGAACAGCCGGCAAGTCTTCACCGAGTATCGCGCGCAAACGGAGTTCGGCGACGGCAAGGAAGGGATCTACACTTCGTTTCGCTGGGGTCCGGTCGAGATGTTTTTGATCGACGCCCGCTGGTGGTCCTACACCGGCCCGTCGTTCGCCGATCCCACGCAGAAAACATTGCTCGGCAAGGGCCAATGGGAATGGCTCACCGCGCAGCTGCGGGCCAGCACCGCGCCCTTCAAGTTGCTGATGAACGGCGTGATTTGGGAGGACAAACAGAACAAAGAGAAGGACGACTGGGAAACGTATAACGCCGAGCGGGCGGCACTTTTCACGTTCATCAAGGAGCAACGGATCAGCGGCGTGATGCTGATCGGCGGCGACATTCACGTGACTCGGTTACTGCGTTACCCACCCAAGTTCGCCGGCTATCCGCTGTGGGATTTCATCTCGTCGCCAATCCACGACAAGGTCATCCCGGCCCTCAACGTGCCGCATCCCTTCCTGCTGGAATCGAAGGAACAGCCGAACACCTTCCTGGAACTGACGGCAGACTCCACGGTTCAACCGCCGACGCTTACTGCGAGGTTTTTAGATACCGAGGGGAAGTCGCTCTTTGCCGATACGGTAGTGTCGCTCAGCGACGTCACGCCGAAAGGCACACGTGGGGAGTGA
- a CDS encoding amidohydrolase: protein MTPEHLMQTIDTQLAHVWMVRAFLKHSDEAAEDDELAEVHRELYDYMLALGGPLKEGNAAEYLRMATKKLAKLRRATESFATIQPEISQHTNFQMAVHSLQAAVAEIARLLTPA, encoded by the coding sequence ATGACTCCCGAACATCTTATGCAGACCATCGACACGCAACTAGCGCATGTCTGGATGGTCCGCGCTTTTCTCAAGCATAGCGACGAAGCCGCCGAGGACGACGAACTGGCCGAAGTCCACCGCGAACTCTACGACTACATGCTCGCCCTCGGTGGGCCGCTGAAGGAGGGGAATGCTGCCGAGTATCTGCGGATGGCGACCAAAAAGCTCGCCAAGCTCCGCCGCGCGACCGAGTCGTTCGCGACCATCCAGCCCGAGATCTCGCAGCACACCAACTTTCAAATGGCTGTCCACTCTCTGCAAGCCGCCGTTGCCGAAATCGCCCGCCTCCTAACGCCGGCTTAA
- a CDS encoding PVC-type heme-binding CxxCH protein, with amino-acid sequence MKHLSLLFVALLLVGVSRAAFAADPFAEGVRTTPWLSPADEQKAFKLPPGFEINLVAAEPDIQKPLNMQFDEQGRIWLTCTVEYPYAAPSDRPAKDSIRVLEDTDGDGRFEKMTIFAEGLNIPMGIYPWKGGCIAFNIPDIVHFEDTDGDLKCDKRTKLYGPFDTTRDTHGMCNAFRRGFDGWVYACHGFNNNSKVKGADGNEVVMNSGNTFRFKLDGSRIENYTFGQVNPFGMCLDERFNIFTADCHSKPVYQLLLHGQYPGFGRKDDGLGFVPPMMEHLHGSTAIAGVCIYSGDNFPEKYRGLFYSGNVMTSRINCNAAEYHGSTIKAKEQPDFLSTEDPWFRPVDIHIGPDGGMYILDFYNRIIGHYEVPLPHPGRDRTSGRIWRVTYKGDDAATKPVKMPKSLKGLSTAELLKELDNSNLQRRLQVQHYVTDVVGAPAATEVQDYFAKVGEKSPGYVHGMWMVEALLKDKANLGSPEGELAWIHHAKALANRATADVFTDIKVVTDAKSPPFARRASADAIAMHPENVPVAALLAALREVPGDDNHLSYAIRQALKSRLQVAKSPAEVLDWKLTAAQINDLAPICLAVNNGAAGTLLLSQIESGSVNREQMATYMQHVAKNAAGDIVARVAPIAQKQLGNDLPMQAQMISAIFAGLATRGEEPKRELFDWANEVAIQLLSPPATEVFSWQAAAVEGAPPSQQPWVIVERKSSDSEAKHKFYDSLARGETLTGSYRSSAFDLPEKLSFWCAGHHGVPGAKGNDLNKILLRDADTKEVLAESRPPRNDIAQKTEWDLKKFAGKRGYIELIDGDTGTGYAWFAVGRFSLAALNPLPQIANQAAGAELVARFKLTGLRPRLGELLGSEKTDPAVRAAAGQAFVALETAAPNRAIATALGSTELIGVDRGQLLNSLTSGDEKQVATALQTVLKASSLRLQTLIAETLTSDAGGVEVLFALVKAGQASPRLLMLPAINTRLQTLKTPNWKEQVAELTAGLPTDAEARDKLIAERKLALEKNMASGVRGGELFTKHCAACHQIAGKGNVVGPQLDGIGLRGRDRLLEDILDPNRNVDVAFRTTTLQLADGRVLSGLFRREEGALLVLVDPQGKEFTVPKADVEEKKQTQLSLMPANVGETITPTDFADLATYLLEQKTAKKAE; translated from the coding sequence ATGAAACACCTCTCCCTCCTGTTTGTTGCCCTCCTCCTCGTCGGCGTTTCGCGCGCTGCGTTCGCTGCCGATCCCTTTGCCGAAGGGGTGCGGACCACGCCTTGGTTGTCGCCTGCCGACGAGCAAAAAGCGTTCAAGCTGCCGCCCGGTTTCGAAATCAATCTGGTCGCTGCCGAGCCCGATATTCAAAAGCCGCTGAACATGCAGTTCGACGAGCAGGGCCGCATCTGGCTGACGTGCACGGTCGAATATCCCTACGCCGCGCCCAGCGATCGGCCGGCGAAGGACAGCATTCGTGTGCTGGAAGACACCGACGGCGATGGCCGGTTCGAGAAGATGACCATCTTCGCCGAGGGGCTGAATATTCCGATGGGCATCTATCCGTGGAAGGGTGGCTGCATCGCGTTCAACATTCCGGACATCGTGCATTTCGAAGATACCGATGGCGATCTGAAGTGCGACAAACGGACGAAGCTCTACGGGCCGTTCGACACGACGCGCGATACGCACGGCATGTGCAACGCGTTCCGCCGCGGCTTCGATGGCTGGGTCTATGCCTGCCACGGCTTCAACAACAACAGCAAGGTGAAGGGGGCCGACGGCAACGAAGTGGTGATGAACAGCGGCAACACGTTCCGCTTCAAGCTCGATGGTTCGCGCATCGAAAATTACACCTTCGGCCAGGTGAATCCCTTCGGCATGTGCCTCGACGAGCGGTTCAACATTTTCACCGCCGATTGCCACAGCAAACCCGTTTATCAACTGCTGCTGCATGGGCAGTATCCAGGCTTCGGCCGCAAGGACGACGGCCTCGGTTTCGTGCCGCCGATGATGGAGCATTTGCACGGCAGCACGGCGATCGCCGGCGTGTGCATTTACAGCGGCGATAATTTTCCGGAGAAATATCGCGGCCTGTTCTATAGCGGCAACGTGATGACGAGTCGCATCAACTGCAACGCCGCCGAGTACCACGGCAGCACGATCAAAGCCAAGGAACAGCCCGATTTTCTCAGCACCGAAGATCCGTGGTTCCGCCCGGTCGACATTCACATCGGCCCCGATGGCGGCATGTACATTCTCGATTTCTACAACCGCATCATCGGCCACTACGAAGTGCCGCTGCCCCATCCGGGCCGCGATCGCACGAGCGGCCGCATCTGGCGCGTGACTTACAAAGGTGATGATGCTGCGACCAAACCAGTGAAGATGCCGAAGTCGCTGAAGGGGCTGTCGACTGCCGAGCTGTTGAAAGAGCTCGATAATTCGAACCTGCAGCGCCGCCTGCAAGTGCAACACTATGTGACCGATGTTGTGGGAGCGCCCGCCGCGACCGAAGTGCAAGACTACTTTGCCAAGGTCGGTGAAAAGTCGCCCGGCTATGTACATGGCATGTGGATGGTCGAAGCCCTGCTCAAAGACAAAGCCAACCTGGGCTCGCCGGAAGGGGAGCTCGCTTGGATTCACCATGCGAAAGCTCTCGCCAATCGGGCCACCGCCGATGTCTTCACCGACATCAAGGTTGTCACCGATGCCAAGTCTCCCCCCTTCGCTCGTCGGGCGAGCGCCGACGCGATTGCCATGCATCCGGAGAATGTTCCCGTCGCGGCGCTGCTCGCCGCGCTGCGTGAAGTTCCCGGCGATGACAATCATCTCTCGTATGCGATTCGTCAGGCGCTCAAGAGTCGGCTGCAAGTAGCCAAGTCGCCGGCCGAAGTGCTCGACTGGAAACTGACTGCTGCCCAAATCAACGATCTCGCCCCGATTTGCCTCGCGGTGAATAACGGCGCCGCGGGAACGCTCCTTCTTTCGCAAATCGAGTCGGGCAGTGTCAATCGCGAGCAGATGGCAACCTACATGCAACATGTCGCCAAGAATGCTGCTGGCGATATTGTGGCCCGCGTCGCGCCCATCGCGCAGAAGCAATTGGGTAACGACCTGCCGATGCAAGCGCAGATGATCAGCGCGATCTTTGCGGGCCTGGCCACGCGCGGCGAAGAGCCGAAGCGGGAGCTATTCGACTGGGCCAATGAGGTCGCTATTCAACTGCTTTCGCCGCCAGCAACAGAGGTCTTTTCCTGGCAAGCCGCTGCCGTCGAAGGTGCGCCGCCGTCGCAACAGCCGTGGGTGATTGTCGAGCGGAAGAGCTCGGATAGCGAAGCGAAGCACAAGTTCTACGATAGCTTGGCCCGCGGCGAAACGCTGACCGGCAGCTATCGCAGCTCGGCCTTCGATCTGCCGGAAAAGTTGTCGTTCTGGTGCGCCGGCCATCATGGTGTGCCAGGGGCGAAGGGGAACGATCTGAATAAAATTCTGCTGCGCGACGCGGATACGAAAGAAGTCCTCGCCGAATCGCGGCCGCCGCGTAACGACATCGCGCAGAAGACCGAATGGGATCTGAAGAAGTTCGCCGGCAAGCGGGGCTACATCGAGCTCATCGATGGCGACACCGGCACCGGTTACGCCTGGTTCGCTGTCGGCCGCTTCTCGCTCGCAGCCCTCAATCCCCTGCCGCAAATTGCCAATCAAGCGGCCGGCGCCGAACTCGTCGCGCGATTTAAGCTCACCGGCCTTCGTCCACGCCTGGGCGAATTGCTCGGCAGTGAAAAGACCGATCCTGCCGTTCGCGCCGCAGCCGGTCAGGCCTTTGTCGCGCTCGAAACCGCGGCGCCGAACCGAGCGATTGCGACGGCCCTCGGCAGCACCGAGTTGATCGGCGTCGATCGCGGCCAGTTGCTCAATTCGCTAACGTCCGGCGACGAAAAACAAGTTGCCACCGCACTGCAAACGGTGCTGAAGGCCAGCTCGCTCCGGCTGCAAACATTGATCGCCGAAACGCTGACGAGCGATGCCGGCGGCGTGGAAGTTCTGTTTGCACTCGTCAAAGCGGGGCAAGCTTCGCCGCGGCTGCTGATGCTGCCGGCGATCAATACGCGGCTGCAAACTTTGAAAACACCGAACTGGAAAGAGCAAGTTGCCGAGCTGACTGCCGGTTTGCCGACCGATGCCGAAGCGCGCGACAAATTGATCGCCGAGCGCAAACTGGCCCTCGAAAAGAACATGGCCAGCGGAGTGCGCGGCGGAGAGCTCTTCACCAAGCACTGCGCGGCCTGCCATCAAATCGCCGGCAAGGGAAATGTCGTCGGCCCGCAACTCGACGGCATCGGCCTGCGCGGCCGCGATCGTTTGCTCGAGGACATTCTCGATCCCAACCGCAACGTCGATGTCGCCTTCCGCACGACCACGCTGCAACTCGCCGACGGCCGCGTCCTCAGCGGCTTGTTCCGCCGCGAAGAAGGTGCGTTGCTAGTGCTCGTCGATCCGCAAGGCAAGGAATTCACCGTTCCCAAAGCCGACGTCGAAGAGAAAAAGCAAACCCAACTATCTCTAATGCCAGCGAACGTCGGCGAAACAATCACGCCCACCGATTTCGCGGACCTGGCAACCTACTTGCTGGAACAAAAAACAGCGAAGAAGGCGGAGTAA